A stretch of Lactiplantibacillus brownii DNA encodes these proteins:
- the dusB gene encoding tRNA dihydrouridine synthase DusB: MLSQLATPWQIGDVTIPNRVVVAPMAGVTNAAFRVICKEFGAGLVVCEMISDKGIMYQNQKTLDMLFVDLKEHPMSIQIYGGSKDTLVAAAKFVDQQTAADIIDINMGCPVNKVTKTDAGAKWLLDPDKVYEMVAAVTAAVHKPVTVKMRTGWDQDHLYAVENALAAERAGAAAIAMHGRTRQQHYQGTADWAVLKRVAAALTIPFMGNGDVRTPQDAERMLTEVGADAVMMGRAVEGNPWILTQTTHYLATGDLLPLPSPLMKLAIAKDHLERLVALKGEQQGCQAFREQVPYYLKGIPRSARTKVALMEMTTVAEMTRQIEAFTLQLQTYLAHRPVK; the protein is encoded by the coding sequence ATGCTTAGTCAATTAGCAACGCCTTGGCAAATTGGTGATGTGACGATTCCTAATCGTGTCGTTGTTGCGCCGATGGCTGGGGTAACTAACGCCGCTTTTCGAGTAATCTGCAAGGAATTTGGGGCCGGCTTAGTTGTTTGTGAGATGATTTCTGATAAGGGCATCATGTATCAAAATCAGAAGACTCTAGATATGCTGTTTGTCGACCTTAAAGAACACCCGATGAGTATTCAAATCTATGGTGGTTCCAAGGATACGTTAGTTGCGGCGGCCAAATTTGTTGATCAGCAAACGGCAGCTGACATCATTGATATTAATATGGGCTGTCCGGTGAATAAGGTAACTAAAACAGACGCTGGTGCGAAATGGTTGCTAGATCCAGATAAAGTCTATGAGATGGTAGCAGCAGTCACGGCCGCAGTGCACAAACCGGTGACCGTCAAAATGCGTACCGGTTGGGATCAGGATCATTTGTACGCAGTTGAAAATGCGCTCGCGGCTGAACGGGCCGGTGCCGCAGCAATTGCGATGCACGGCCGTACCAGGCAGCAACACTACCAAGGAACTGCTGACTGGGCCGTTTTAAAGCGGGTGGCCGCGGCGTTAACGATTCCGTTTATGGGTAATGGCGATGTCCGAACCCCACAAGACGCCGAGCGGATGCTGACAGAAGTCGGGGCTGATGCGGTCATGATGGGCCGTGCGGTCGAAGGAAATCCCTGGATTTTAACACAGACGACACATTACCTGGCGACCGGCGACTTGTTACCATTGCCTTCACCATTAATGAAACTAGCTATCGCGAAGGATCATTTAGAACGTTTAGTGGCATTGAAAGGCGAGCAGCAGGGCTGTCAGGCGTTTCGGGAGCAGGTGCCTTACTATTTAAAAGGTATTCCACGATCAGCGCGAACCAAAGTCGCTTTGATGGAAATGACGACGGTAGCAGAAATGACACGTCAAATTGAGGCATTTACGTTACAATTACAAACTTATTTGGCTCACCGCCCGGTAAAGTGA
- the hslO gene encoding Hsp33 family molecular chaperone HslO, whose translation MADYLVKSVAGNEMFRAYAVNATDTVAEAQRRHDTWSAASAALGRSLVGTLLLATSVLKGDERLTVKINGDGPVGGIVVDGNAKGTVKGYLQQPHVHLPLNDKHKIDVKAAVGSNGFLAVTKDQGVGNPFTGQVPLVSGELGEDFTYYLAQSEQIPSAVGLSVFVNEDNTIGVAGGFLVQVLPNATDDAISSLEGKLKELPLVSKLLRDGKTPEDILTLLFDGDVKILDKMPVKFECDCSKERFAESLMALPKHEVQAMIDEDQGAEAVCHFCGNKYQFSVAELQAVLSRSHGDA comes from the coding sequence ATGGCAGATTATTTAGTTAAAAGTGTGGCGGGAAACGAAATGTTTCGGGCCTACGCTGTAAATGCGACAGATACGGTGGCGGAAGCACAACGACGGCATGACACTTGGAGCGCTGCTTCGGCGGCATTGGGTCGAAGCTTAGTCGGTACTTTGTTATTGGCTACCTCGGTCTTAAAGGGCGATGAACGTTTAACGGTAAAAATTAATGGTGATGGCCCAGTCGGTGGGATTGTGGTTGATGGTAATGCCAAAGGTACTGTCAAAGGTTACTTGCAACAACCACATGTTCATTTACCATTGAATGACAAGCATAAAATTGATGTGAAGGCCGCGGTGGGCTCGAACGGATTTTTAGCGGTGACTAAGGATCAGGGCGTTGGGAATCCATTTACCGGACAAGTCCCATTGGTTTCTGGTGAACTCGGTGAAGACTTTACCTACTATTTAGCTCAGTCGGAACAGATTCCGTCAGCAGTCGGGTTGTCCGTGTTTGTGAACGAGGACAATACCATTGGCGTGGCGGGTGGTTTCTTAGTACAAGTGTTGCCCAATGCAACTGATGACGCAATCAGTTCATTAGAAGGCAAGCTGAAAGAGTTACCATTAGTGTCGAAGTTACTCCGGGATGGCAAAACCCCTGAGGACATTTTGACGTTGCTGTTCGATGGCGATGTCAAAATTTTAGATAAAATGCCAGTGAAGTTCGAGTGTGACTGTTCTAAGGAACGGTTTGCAGAATCTTTGATGGCATTGCCTAAGCATGAAGTTCAAGCAATGATCGATGAAGACCAAGGCGCCGAGGCAGTTTGTCATTTCTGTGGTAACAAATATCAGTTTTCGGTTGCCGAATTGCAAGCCGTTTTAAGTCGTTCACACGGCGATGCTTAG
- the tilS gene encoding tRNA lysidine(34) synthetase TilS has protein sequence MTLIQQFNRELASQKLLSPAKTIVVAVSTGVDSMVLLDLLLQVSVQQRPHLVVAHVNHHLRAQSAKEAKFLVRYCQEHAVTLKLADWLVTDHPQTGIEAAGRQFRYDFFAKVMATTDATAVLTAHHANDQAETYLMKLARGGDLAQLRGIQTSREFHNGRLVRPLLTFSKAQLRRYATERQLTFYEDVTNQDITLTRNRLRQRVVPELMQVNPEFLAHVTDYEQQLTTLLAAKAQMVASLLATVVVRQQLDQQQWVKLPSKWRLAVLQAWLQERTQLLMSATKLGPTSHWVGHSPATATHLQLNGTFELVKVAGMLDVVPVKKRVKKLRPSEKIMVDLNQWQKILPTQIVGIFNTAPTVENQPFSLLPSDQPLYWRRWQPGDQLQLKNGGHQTVRRILIDQKVPQAVRSDVQVLVNAHGTVLWLVGHKFSYRKPNTVGSQTVFLALKHTELKGVHLKR, from the coding sequence ATGACTTTGATCCAACAATTTAATCGTGAATTAGCGAGTCAAAAATTATTATCGCCAGCTAAAACGATTGTGGTGGCAGTTTCTACAGGCGTGGATTCAATGGTGTTGCTGGATTTATTGTTGCAAGTGTCCGTGCAACAGCGACCGCATTTGGTTGTGGCTCATGTGAATCACCATTTGCGCGCGCAGAGTGCCAAGGAAGCTAAGTTCCTAGTGCGTTATTGCCAAGAACATGCGGTGACGTTGAAGTTGGCGGATTGGTTGGTGACTGATCATCCGCAAACGGGGATTGAAGCAGCCGGTCGCCAGTTTCGTTATGACTTTTTTGCGAAAGTGATGGCTACGACTGATGCGACTGCGGTATTAACGGCGCATCATGCGAATGATCAGGCGGAAACTTACTTGATGAAATTAGCACGGGGTGGGGATCTGGCGCAATTGCGAGGCATTCAAACGAGCCGTGAGTTTCATAACGGTCGTTTGGTGCGACCACTATTAACTTTTTCAAAGGCTCAATTACGGCGGTATGCGACTGAACGGCAACTGACTTTTTACGAAGATGTGACGAATCAGGATATCACTTTAACGCGTAATCGGTTACGTCAACGCGTGGTGCCAGAATTGATGCAAGTTAATCCGGAATTTTTAGCACATGTGACCGACTATGAACAACAACTAACTACCTTATTAGCTGCGAAAGCTCAAATGGTGGCGAGTTTATTGGCGACGGTGGTAGTTCGGCAACAGCTGGACCAACAGCAGTGGGTAAAATTGCCCAGCAAGTGGCGGTTGGCAGTCCTACAAGCTTGGTTACAAGAGCGAACCCAACTGTTGATGAGTGCGACCAAGTTAGGCCCAACTTCTCATTGGGTCGGCCACTCACCGGCGACTGCCACTCACTTACAATTGAATGGGACGTTTGAACTAGTGAAAGTCGCTGGTATGCTTGATGTTGTTCCTGTTAAAAAAAGGGTCAAAAAGTTAAGGCCCAGTGAAAAAATTATGGTAGACTTAAACCAATGGCAGAAAATTTTGCCGACCCAAATCGTGGGCATTTTCAATACCGCACCAACGGTCGAGAATCAGCCGTTTTCTTTGTTGCCAAGTGACCAACCTTTATATTGGCGGCGCTGGCAACCAGGGGATCAGTTGCAATTAAAAAATGGCGGTCATCAAACGGTGCGTCGGATTTTAATTGATCAAAAGGTCCCCCAAGCGGTACGATCAGACGTGCAGGTGTTAGTCAATGCGCATGGCACAGTGTTGTGGTTAGTCGGTCACAAGTTTAGTTACCGCAAACCGAACACCGTGGGGTCACAAACAGTCTTTTTAGCCTTAAAACATACGGAGTTGAAAGGAGTACATCTGAAACGATGA
- the hpt gene encoding hypoxanthine phosphoribosyltransferase, whose translation MNNDIERVLYSREDIHQVTQKLGQKLTAEYADKNPLIICVLKGAVLFTTDIIREMDVYADLDFINLSSYGNETISSGEVQLTKDLDDDVAGRDVLVIEDIIDTGRTLKFMVDLLKRRQVKSVKVCTLLDKPAGRLVDIKADYIGFEVPNEFVVGYGLDYAERYRNLPYVGILKPAIYEHK comes from the coding sequence ATGAACAACGACATTGAACGAGTACTTTATAGTCGCGAGGATATCCATCAGGTCACGCAGAAATTGGGTCAGAAATTAACAGCAGAATATGCTGATAAAAATCCATTAATTATTTGTGTACTCAAGGGTGCCGTCTTATTTACCACGGATATTATTCGAGAAATGGATGTTTATGCCGACTTAGATTTTATCAACTTATCCAGTTATGGCAACGAAACCATTTCAAGTGGTGAAGTCCAATTAACGAAGGATTTAGATGATGATGTTGCCGGTCGCGATGTTTTGGTGATCGAGGATATCATTGATACTGGTCGGACATTGAAGTTTATGGTGGATTTGTTGAAACGGCGCCAAGTGAAGTCTGTAAAGGTCTGCACCTTGCTGGATAAACCCGCTGGTCGATTGGTGGACATTAAGGCTGATTATATTGGTTTTGAAGTTCCCAATGAATTTGTGGTCGGGTACGGCTTGGATTATGCGGAACGCTATCGGAACCTCCCTTACGTCGGAATCTTGAAGCCAGCAATTTACGAGCATAAATAA
- the ftsH gene encoding ATP-dependent zinc metalloprotease FtsH — MNNNRRNGLFRNSLFYILIFLSLMGIIYFFFGNNSSSQTQNIRYSEFVTQLDKDNVKNVSIQPSGGVYKVTGQYRKAQKVSSTNALGINSSSSKTTSFSTTMLENNSTVDQVSKLAAKKNVKLTAKAEESSGIWVTLLMYIAPLILFVFLFYMMMGQAGQGGGNNRVMNFGKTKAKPADSKQNKVRFSDVAGEEEEKQELVEVVEFLKDPRKFVSLGARIPSGVLLEGPPGTGKTLLAKAVAGEAGVPFFSISGSDFVEMFVGVGASRVRDLFEQAKKNAPSIIFIDEIDAVGRQRGSGMGGGHDEREQTLNQLLVEMDGFTGNEGVIVMAATNRSDVLDPALLRPGRFDRKILVGRPDVKGREAILKVHAKNKPLAADVDLKEIAKQTPGFVGADLENLLNEAALLAARRNKKQVEASDLDEAEDRVIAGPAKHDRVVSKQERETVAYHEAGHTIVGLVLNDARVVHKVTIVPRGRAGGYAIMLPREDQMLMSKRDAKEQMAGLMGGRAAEEIIFDAQSSGASNDFEQATQIARAMVTQYGMSDKLGPVELENANQQAAYQQGMGSSAFSQHTAQLIDDEVRRLAEEAHQTATDIIQSHRDQHKLIAEALLKYETLDEKQILSLFNTGKMPEKTGSEFPSEKAASFEESKRELERREAEKQADAQAKTSDATSETTFPSESAAGSETTSSTTSEADSATPTTSAVSEADSAASSADDSDSQV; from the coding sequence ATGAACAACAATCGACGCAATGGACTCTTTCGTAATAGCTTATTTTATATTTTGATCTTTCTAAGCTTAATGGGGATTATTTACTTCTTCTTTGGAAATAATTCCAGCTCTCAAACCCAAAATATCCGCTATAGCGAATTTGTCACACAATTAGACAAGGATAACGTCAAAAACGTTAGTATCCAGCCTAGTGGTGGCGTCTACAAGGTAACTGGTCAGTACCGGAAAGCACAAAAAGTTTCTTCAACTAATGCGTTAGGAATTAACAGTTCGTCTAGCAAGACGACGTCATTCTCAACCACCATGTTGGAAAACAACTCGACGGTCGATCAAGTTTCCAAGTTAGCTGCCAAGAAAAACGTTAAATTAACGGCGAAAGCTGAAGAATCTAGCGGGATTTGGGTCACGTTATTGATGTATATCGCGCCATTGATCTTGTTTGTGTTCCTATTCTATATGATGATGGGACAAGCTGGTCAAGGCGGCGGAAACAACCGGGTGATGAACTTTGGTAAGACGAAGGCTAAACCAGCCGATAGTAAGCAAAACAAAGTTCGTTTCTCAGATGTTGCCGGTGAAGAAGAAGAAAAACAAGAATTGGTCGAAGTTGTCGAATTCTTGAAAGATCCGCGTAAGTTTGTTTCCTTAGGCGCACGGATCCCATCGGGTGTCTTGCTCGAAGGGCCTCCGGGTACTGGTAAAACGTTACTTGCCAAGGCGGTCGCTGGTGAAGCGGGCGTACCATTCTTCTCAATCTCAGGTTCAGACTTCGTTGAAATGTTCGTCGGGGTCGGGGCTAGTCGGGTTCGTGACTTGTTTGAACAAGCCAAGAAGAATGCCCCATCAATCATCTTTATTGATGAAATTGATGCGGTTGGTCGGCAACGTGGTAGCGGCATGGGCGGCGGTCATGATGAACGTGAACAAACCTTAAACCAATTATTGGTTGAAATGGATGGGTTCACTGGTAACGAAGGTGTTATCGTCATGGCAGCGACTAACCGTTCCGATGTTTTGGATCCTGCCTTGTTACGTCCAGGTCGTTTTGACCGTAAGATCTTAGTTGGTCGTCCAGACGTTAAGGGTCGGGAAGCCATTTTGAAAGTCCACGCTAAGAACAAACCTTTAGCGGCGGATGTTGATTTGAAAGAAATTGCTAAGCAAACACCTGGGTTCGTTGGGGCCGACTTGGAAAACTTATTGAATGAAGCCGCATTATTGGCCGCTCGACGCAATAAGAAACAAGTGGAAGCTTCGGACTTGGATGAAGCGGAAGACCGGGTTATCGCTGGGCCAGCCAAGCATGATCGCGTGGTCAGCAAGCAAGAACGGGAAACTGTGGCTTACCATGAAGCTGGACATACGATCGTGGGGTTAGTCTTAAACGATGCGCGTGTTGTGCATAAGGTTACGATTGTGCCACGGGGTCGTGCTGGCGGTTACGCCATCATGTTGCCACGTGAAGATCAGATGTTGATGTCCAAACGTGATGCTAAGGAACAAATGGCTGGTTTAATGGGTGGCCGGGCAGCCGAAGAAATTATCTTCGATGCCCAATCATCTGGTGCTTCTAATGACTTTGAACAAGCAACGCAAATTGCTCGGGCAATGGTCACACAATATGGGATGAGTGATAAACTCGGCCCAGTTGAATTAGAAAACGCCAACCAACAAGCTGCTTATCAACAAGGTATGGGCTCTAGCGCCTTTTCACAACATACGGCTCAGTTAATTGATGATGAAGTTCGGCGTTTAGCTGAGGAAGCTCACCAAACTGCTACCGATATCATTCAATCGCATCGTGATCAACATAAGTTGATTGCGGAAGCCTTGCTGAAGTATGAAACGTTGGACGAAAAGCAAATTCTCAGCTTGTTTAACACTGGGAAGATGCCTGAGAAGACTGGTAGCGAATTTCCTAGTGAAAAAGCGGCCTCCTTCGAAGAATCCAAACGTGAATTGGAACGCCGTGAAGCTGAAAAGCAAGCCGACGCTCAAGCAAAAACTTCGGATGCAACGAGTGAAACCACTTTCCCAAGTGAGTCAGCGGCTGGTTCTGAAACGACTTCAAGTACAACAAGTGAAGCTGATTCAGCAACGCCTACGACAAGTGCGGTTAGTGAAGCAGATAGTGCTGCCTCATCAGCTGATGATTCTGACAGCCAAGTTTAA